In Candidatus Hydrogenedentota bacterium, the genomic stretch GGGACCGGGCGCGCCGGATGGACTTCCTGCGCTTCGAGGTCTCGGAGATAGACGCGGCGGGCCTCCAGCCCGGCGAGGAGGAGGAACTGCGCGGACGGCTGCGCCGGATCACCCACGCGGAAAAAGTCCACGCCCTCGCCAACAGCGCGCACGCCGCGCTGTACGAGTCGGAGGAGGGCGCGGCTGTGGACCGGCTGGACGCGGCCCTGTCGGATGTCACCGAGCTGGCGGAGATACTGGAGGAGTTCCGGGAACTGGCCGGGCAGTTGTCCGAGGCGCGCGCGCAAATCGAGGCCGTGGCCGACGAGCTGCGCCGCCACACGACCCTGGCGGAGTTTGACCCGGCGGAACTGGACGAGTTGAACCGGCGGCAGGCGCAGTTGGGCGCGCTCAAAAGGAAATACGGCCCGGACATCGCGGCCATCCTGGAGTACCGGGAGAAGGCCGCCGCCGAACTGGCGGCCTATGAGGGGCGCGACGCGCGGCTGGAGACGCTGCGGCGCCGTCGGGCCGTCCTGCTGGCGGAGGCGGAAAAGGCGGCGGCTGAACTGTCCGCCGCGCGGAGGAAGGCGGCGGCAAAACTGGACCGCCGCGTGGCGGACGCCCTGCGGGACCTGGACATGCGGGGCGCGCGCTTCGAGACCCGCTTCGAGGCGGTCCCCCTCTGCGCGCGCGGCGTGGACCGCATCGAGTTCCTGCTGGCGGCGAACAGCGGCGAGAAGCCCAAGCCCCTGCGGCAGGTGGCGTCAGGCGACGAGATATCCCGCATCATGCTCGCCCTGAAGGCGGTCTTCGCGGGGATGGACCGCATACCCACGCTGGTCTTCGACGAGATAGACGCGGGCGTCGGCGGCGCGGTGGCGCGCCGGGTCGCGGAAAAGATGGCCGCCCTCGCCCGCTCGCACCAGGTGCTGTGCGTCAGCCACCTGGCGCAGATTGCGGCGGCGGCGGCGCGGCACCTCACGGTGAGCAAGGCGGACGAGAACGGGCACACCCTCACCCGCGTGGCGCGGGCGGAGGGCGCGGACCGGGAAAAGGAACTGGCGCGGCTGCTGGACGGGACCGTATCGGCGGTGGGCATGGAGCATGCCCGCGCGCTGCTGGCGGACATGCAAAACACGGGAGTATCGTGATGGAGTGCGGACTGGTAAAAATCGGCGTGATGGGTTCCGCGGGCGGAAAAATGGACCAGGGTGTCGTGGACCGCTGCGTGGCGCTGGGCCGGGCCATCGCCCGCGAGGGCTGCGCCATCCTCACGGGCGGGTGCCCGGGCCTGCCCCACCATGCGGTCATCGGCTGCAAGCTGGAGGGCGGCATCACCATCGGTGTGTCCCCCGCCCTGAGCGTGCGCGAGCATGTGGACCACTACGGCAGCCCCACGGACCACATTGACGTGATGATTTACACCGGCGCGGGGCTCATGGGCCGCGAAATCATCGGCGTGCGGAGCTGC encodes the following:
- the recN gene encoding DNA repair protein RecN; its protein translation is MLETLRIQNYALIDRLEVDFAPGFNVLTGETGAGKSIVVGALNLVLGARASSDIIRTGETTARVEALFRLEKVSARLKTLLSQQGIELEEDCLLLARTVSADGRGRAFAGGQLVPVSVLSEIGDELVDLHGQHEHQSLLRPDRQTDLVDAFAGTEADAARMAERMGALGELDREIAQLETDDRDRARRMDFLRFEVSEIDAAGLQPGEEEELRGRLRRITHAEKVHALANSAHAALYESEEGAAVDRLDAALSDVTELAEILEEFRELAGQLSEARAQIEAVADELRRHTTLAEFDPAELDELNRRQAQLGALKRKYGPDIAAILEYREKAAAELAAYEGRDARLETLRRRRAVLLAEAEKAAAELSAARRKAAAKLDRRVADALRDLDMRGARFETRFEAVPLCARGVDRIEFLLAANSGEKPKPLRQVASGDEISRIMLALKAVFAGMDRIPTLVFDEIDAGVGGAVARRVAEKMAALARSHQVLCVSHLAQIAAAAARHLTVSKADENGHTLTRVARAEGADREKELARLLDGTVSAVGMEHARALLADMQNTGVS
- a CDS encoding LOG family protein — its product is MECGLVKIGVMGSAGGKMDQGVVDRCVALGRAIAREGCAILTGGCPGLPHHAVIGCKLEGGITIGVSPALSVREHVDHYGSPTDHIDVMIYTGAGLMGREIIGVRSCDIIIIVGGRSGTLGEFAIAYDEGRMIGVLTGTGGVADHVDDILPVIEKPTGSRIFFSDDPVDLIHRCVESFRANPPIIREREAAG